From the Theobroma cacao cultivar B97-61/B2 chromosome 2, Criollo_cocoa_genome_V2, whole genome shotgun sequence genome, one window contains:
- the LOC18607342 gene encoding inverted formin-2, giving the protein MGKNEDPNLQQREQSLESGSNQGHQGCLRGGCWVVLSRLSNAFSFRCVFVLFLSLSVLLPGIFWILPFRSVKYGFDAKQAIKLSAPVHACFKLQKPVSQLVQHIGKLEYDIFEEIGVPDTKVAILSMHQSGASNSTNVVFGVLSDPINDPINPVSLSVLRSSLIELFLQQSNLTLTTSIFGQPSEFEILKFPGGITIIPVQSASIWQITQILFNFTLNNSISEIQDKFIELKDQLKYGLRLRSYENVFVQLTNINGSTISSPVIVQASVMSDFGSLLPQRLKQLAQTITDSPAKNLGLNNTVFGKVKSISLSSYLKGSLHAGPPTPSPAPSPGPSISPHPTFPPTHSPASLPKSHHRHLPHCRKCKATSPSAHSPLHSPSPGSGSYLSLPPTSISPAPSSAMTHPPPPCPYSRHAVSPSSSPRSHSNLIPHHPPVMSPRSQLSPELPPLPSVSYGSRPGHGMESTEGPVSAPLAQSPSAPSPSSLAVRVLTKEVWLRGFFVLVIFHLLL; this is encoded by the exons ATGGGGAAAAATGAGGACCCAAATCTGCAGCAAAGAGAGCAGAGTCTTGAATCAGGGAGCAATCAAGGGCATCAAGGATGCTTGCGTGGGGGATGTTGGGTGGTTTTGTCAAGGCTTTCAAATGCGTTCAGTTTCAGatgtgtttttgttttgtttctcagTTTGTCGGTTTTGTTGCCCGGGATCTTCTGGATCCTTCCTTTTCGCTCTGTAAAGTATGGCTTTGATGCTAAGCAAGCTATTAAGCTCAGTG CACCAGTTCATGCATGCTTTAAACTTCAGAAACCAGTTTCACAGCTTGTTCAGCATATTGGAAAGTTAGAGTATGATATCTTTGAAGAAATAGGTGTCCCGGATACTAAG GTGGCTATCTTATCCATGCACCAGTCAGGTGCATCTAACTCTACCAATGTGGTGTTTGGTGTTCTTTCTGATCCCATAAATGATCCAATAAATCCAGTATCCCTAAGTGTGCTGAGATCATCTCTAATCGAGCTGTTCCTCCAGCAATCCAATCTGACTTTGACAACTTCAATTTTTGGGCAGCCTTCTGAGTTCGAGATTTTGAAGTTTCCTGGAGGCATCACTATAATCCCCGTGCAATCTGCTTCCATCTGGCAGATAACCCAGattctatttaattttactctGAATAATTCGATATCTGAAATACAGGACAAATTCATTGAATTAAAGGATCAGTTGAAATATGGACTGCGTCTGAGGTCTTATGAG AATGTGTTTGTGCAATTAACAAACATAAATGGCTCCACAATATCTTCCCCAGTCATAGTTCAGGCTTCAGTGATGTCAGATTTTGGCAGCCTTCTGCCACAGAGATTAAAACAGTTGGCTCAAACCATCACAGACTCTCCTGCAAAGAATCTTGGTCTTAATAACACAGTCTTTGGTAAAGTTAAAAGCATTAGCTTATCATCTTATCTGAagggttcacttcatgctGGCCCTCCTACTCCTTCACCAGCTCCATCTCCAGGGCCATCAATTTCCCCACATCCTACTTTTCCACCGACTCACTCTCCAGCATCACTACCCAAGAGTCATCATCGTCATCTTCCACATTGTCGTAAGTGCAAAGCTACTTCTCCATCTGCTCATAGTCCCCTGCATTCACCAAGTCCTGGAAGTGGTTCCTACCTATCTTTGCCTCCTACTTCAATTTCTCCTGCACCCTCTAGTGCAATGACTCATCCCCCTCCCCCCTGTCCATACTCTCGTCATGCAGTTTCGCCAAGTTCTTCACCAAGATCTCATTCTAACCTAATTCCTCACCACCCACCTGTAATGAGTCCCCGGTCACAGTTGTCCCCAGAACTACCACCTTTACCTTCAGTGTCTTATGGGTCTCGGCCTGGCCATGGTATGGAAAGTACGGAAGGTCCAGTTTCTGCACCACTTGCTCAGTCTCCATCAGCGCCATCTCCATCAT CTTTAGCAGTACGTGTTCTCACCAAGGAAGTCTGGTTACGGGGCTTTTTTGTACTTGTGATCTTTCATCTACTCTTATGA
- the LOC18607344 gene encoding RHOMBOID-like protein 10, chloroplastic, with amino-acid sequence MGSAVPHPFHFQWDLWAPLPSSSSSRVGPTPLHVITTAASLRLGHLLRHHLRLGFLLRSSFKRLSHLCNVPRLKDVWSETTSNFKGIDIFQFTNDAFTSPCSSYLCFFDGEEKKREFGNEGSRSFKIGTSSSRRNSFNRRKWTNILIAINVLIYVAQLATQGKLLLMGAKINSLIDKGQIWRLATSSLLHANIGHLMVNCYSLNSIGPTVENISGPRRFLAVYLTSAISSAATSYWFCKAPAVGASGAIFGLVGSVAVFVMRHRGMIRDAKEDLQHIAQVIFLNMVIGLMSKGIDNWGHLGGLLGGAAMSWLVGPAWKYESMASDGRRIFSDQAPLFYLIDRKRKPR; translated from the exons ATGGGATCAGCGGTGCCTCACCCGTTCCACTTCCAGTGGGACTTATGGGCCCCACTACCAtcgtcatcatcatcaagagTAGGACCCACACCCCTCCACGTTATCACTACAGCAGCTTCTCTCCGCCTAGGCCACCTTCTCCGCCACCACCTCCGTCTTGGGTTTCTCCTCCGCTCCTCCTTCAAG AGACTCTCCCATCTTTGTAATGTGCCTAGATTGAAGGATGTATGGTCTGAAACCACTTCCAACTTCAAGGGAATtgacatttttcaatttaCAAATGATGCTTTCACATCACCATGTTCATCTTACTTATGTTTCTTCGATggggaggaaaagaaaagggaattTGGAAATGAGGGTAGTAGATCATTCAAAATAGGAACTTCCAGTTCCAGGAGAAATTCATTTAACAGAAGGAAATGGACCAACATCCTTATAGCCATTAATGTCTT AATTTATGTTGCACAACTGGCAACACAAGGGAAGCTGTTGCTTATGGGAGCTAAG ATCAATAGTCTTATTGACAAAGGACAGATTTGGAGGCTGGCTACATCTTCTCTTTTGCATGCAAATATAGGGCACCTCATG GTCAATTGTTATTCTTTGAATTCTATTGGCCCTACTGTGGAGAATATAAGTGGTCCGAGGAGATTTCTTGCAGTTTACTTAACATCTGCTATTTCAA GTGCTGCTACAAGTTACTGGTTTTGCAAAGCACCAGCAGTCGGTGCATCAGGAGCAATCTTTGGATTA GTAGGTTCTGTTGCTGTGTTTGTCATGAGGCATAGAGGCATGATCAGAGATGCCAAAGAAGATCTACAACACATAGCTCAAGTTATTTTCTTAAACATG GTTATTGGGCTAATGTCCAAAGGCATTGATAATTGGGGACAT TTGGGAGGCTTGCTTGGTGGAGCAGCAATGTCCTGGCTTGTTGGACCTGCCTGGAAGTACGAATCTATGGCCAGTGATGGTCGAAGAATATTCTCAGACCAAGCTCCACTTTTTTACCTTATAGACAGAAAACGAAAACCTCGATAG
- the LOC18607345 gene encoding probable E3 ubiquitin-protein ligase RHC1A gives MSLSHRQRVTVNGIRRMRTYHYFWCLHCQRTVRFSNSNPFETHCPHCFRILSHELDVSRSRLRADLSGTEPYQTTAWLLDTLAAVLDPSTMQPNGNFGRRARWDSRPENGPWITLDFVEPPYQQPSPIIAPYLEDFVPPGVNNASNNTLQDQFGDFTDGLTDIDRPGPPPAAASAVEALPTVKITETHLINSTHCPVCKDEFEVGGEARELPCKHLYHSDCIVPWLSMHNTCPVCRFEINDDSNATDDDEIGEINFDDIGFGVEDLANGLSWLRTQFLSSRPLRAFSHWTRRYLDFLDSRINATNFSREGSFWWPSWLIL, from the exons ATGTCTCTAAGCCATCGTCAGCGGGTTACGGTCAATGGGATCCGACGGATGAGAACCTACCATTACTTCTGGTGTCTCCATTGCCAACGCACCGTAAGGTTTTCCAATTCAAACCCATTTGAAACTCATTGTCCCCATTGTTTTCGTATACTTAGTCACGAGCTAGATGTGTCAAGGTCTAGGCTTAGAGCTGATCTGTCTGGCACTGAACCCTACCAAACCACTGCTTGGTTATTGGATACCTTGGCTGCTGTTCTCGACCCTTCAACGATGCAGCCAAATGGAAATTTTGGTAGAAGAGCTCGTTGGGATTCAAGGCCTGAAAATGGACCTTGGATCACTCTGGATTTTGTTGAACCTCCTTACCAGCAGCCGAGTCCTATTATTGCTCCGTACCTGGAAGATTTTGTTCCTCCTGGAGTGAATAATGCAAGCAACAACACACTGCAGGATCAATTCGGCGATTTTACCGATGGCTTAACAGATATTGACAGGCCAGGGCCTCCTCCAGCAGCAGCTTCAGCTGTTGAAGCATTACCAACCGTGAAAATCACTGAAACTCATCTGATCAACAGCACTCATTGCCCCGTTTGCAAGGATGAGTTCGAAGTTGGTGGAGAAGCAAGAGAGCTACCCTGCAAGCACTTGTATCACTCCGATTGCATCGTGCCTTGGTTGAGCATGCACAACACTTGTCCTGTCTGCCGCTTTGAGATCAACGATGATTCCAACGCTACTGATGACGATGAAATTGGTGAGATCAACTTTGACGACATTGGTTTTGGCGTTGAAGATCTGGCAAATGGCCTAAGCTGGTTGCGGACCCAGTTCCTCTCTTCGAGGCCTCTTCGTGCATTTTCTCATTGGACACGCAGAtatcttgattttcttgaCAGCAGGATCAATGCAACTAATTTCTCTCGTGAGG GTAGCTTCTGGTGGCCCTCGTGGCTCATTCTTTAG
- the LOC18607346 gene encoding protein RETICULATA-RELATED 1, chloroplastic: MSHIMFQPLPKTLLLKPSLPPPAHPFSVKFRKNLTVRCSSSSLMDCGESSVAALERCFLASPGPVESGSGEVGPVMKGGQYGAFGAVTLEKGKLDLSQKQSTSSPELATGGGGGDIGKKINHGGGDGGDDDGDDDDYFDDFDDDGEGEEGGLFRRRMFLEELFDRKFVDAVLNEWHKTMMDLPAGLRQAYEMGLVSSAQMVKFLAMNARPTTSRFISRTLPQGMSRAFIGRILADPAFLYRLLLEEVATISSSVWWELKNRKDRIKQEWDLALMNVLTVAACNALVVWSLAPCRSYGNTFRFDLQNTLQKLPNNIFERSYPLREFDLQKRIHSLFYKAAELCIVGLTAGAVQGFLSNFLASKKKEKLSVTIPSVSTNALGYGAFLGLYANLRYQLLCGFDQAMVNHFDVIGVALFFSTALRVLNVQLGERSRLAWLGVEADPLVQSDDLLKAYNRPTDDGTRSSSKWFISKNAFVSGLGLLGIRQGNAYSAVDGENGAPKARRKRIVRKKVTASSA; encoded by the exons ATGTCGCATATAATGTTCCAACCACTTCCCAAAACCTTATTGTTAAAACCAAGTCTGCCGCCACCGGCTCATCCGTTTTCCGTTAAGTTTAGGAAGAATCTGACGGTGAGATGTTCGTCTTCTTCTTTAATGGACTGTGGAGAATCCTCCGTGGCTGCTCTCGAGCGCTGTTTCTTGGCGTCACCGGGGCCAGTGGAGTCCGGTTCGGGTGAGGTGGGCCCGGTTATGAAGGGAGGACAGTACGGTGCGTTTGGTGCGGTTACTTTGGAGAAAGGGAAGCTTGATTTGTCTCAGAAACAGTCCACGTCTAGCCCTGAG CTTGCAACTGGGGGAGGTGGTGGAGAtattggaaagaaaattaatcatGGAGGTGGAGATGGAGGTGATGATGATGGAGATGATGACGATTACTTTGATGACTTTGATGATGATGGGGAGGGAGAAGAGGGTGGACTATTCAGAAGGCGGATGTTTCTTGAAGAG CTTTTTGATCGAAAATTTGTTGATGCTGTACTGAATGAGTGGCACAAGACGATGATGGACTTGCCTGCTGGCTTACGACAagcttatgaaatg GGATTGGTCAGTTCAGCACAAATGGTAAAATTCTTAGCAATGAATGCTAGACCAACCACTAGTAGATTTATTTCTCGAACACTTCCTCAAGGAATGTCTAGGGCATTTATTGGCAG GATACTTGCGGATCCTGCCTTTCTATACAGGCTTCTTTTAGAGGAGGTTGCTACTATTAGCTCTTCTGTCTGGTGGGAGTTGAAGAATCGAAAGGATAG GATTAAGCAAGAGTGGGATCTGGCACTTATGAATGTGCTCACAGTAGCAGCCTGCAATGCTCTTGTAGTTTGGTCTCTTGCTCCTTGTCGTTCTTATGGTAATACCTTCCGGTTTGACTTGCAAAACACATTGCAGAAGCTTCCAAACAATATATTCGAACGCAGTTACCCACTTAGAGAATTTGACTTGCAAAAGAGAATCCATTCTCTTTTTTACAAGGCTGCAGAGTTGTGTATTGTTGGATTAACTGCTGGAGCAGTGCAAGgttttttgtcaaatttcttGGCTAgtaaaaagaaggaaaa GTTATCTGTGACAATTCCGTCTGTGAGTACTAATGCACTAGGTTATGGTGCTTTCCTTGGACTCTATGCTAACCTTAGATATCAGCTTTTGTGTGGGTTCGATCAAGCAATGGTCAACCATTTTGATGTCATTGGAGTAGCATTGTTCTTCAGCACAGCTTTAAG GGTTTTAAATGTTCAATTAGGAGAGAGATCAAGGTTGGCTTGGCTAGGCGTTGAGGCAGATCCGCTGGTTCAGTCAGATGACCTCTTGAAGGCTTACAACAGACCGACTGATGATGGGACTAGGTCATCCTCTAAATGGTTTATATCCAAGAATGCCTTTGTTTCTGGTCTTGGACTTCTTGGCATCAGACAAGGAAATGCCTATTCTGCTGTCGATGGGGAGAATGGAGCTCCAAAGGCACGGAGAAAGAGGATTGTCCGGAAGAAGGTAACTGCAAGCTCTGCGTAG
- the LOC18607347 gene encoding elongation of fatty acids protein A: MDQVFSTLQYWLVDHPKILQFRWTEGQTLGSTPLFLTLTVLTYFSLTFLLSRTPLPSLGAHILKPITALHSLTLLLVSLIMALGCSLSIISHPSLLHHIICFPPDTLPAGPLFFWANIFYLSKILEFVDTLLIILSKSKQRLTFLHVYHHGTVVVMCYLWLHTCQSLFPVALVTNATVHVVMYFYYLLCAMGMRPKWKRLVTDCQIVQFVFSFLVSVLMLYYHFTGSGCSGIWGWSFNAVFNASLLALFVDFHGKSYAKKQIGDKDKCS, translated from the coding sequence ATGGACCAAGTTTTCTCAACTCTCCAGTATTGGTTAGTGGACCACCCCAAAATCCTCCAATTCCGATGGACTGAGGGTCAAACCCTTGGCTCCACCCCACTCTTCCTCACTCTCACAGTTCTCACATACTTCTCCCTCACATTCCTCCTCTCCCGAACCCCGCTCCCTTCCCTTGGAGCCCACATCCTCAAACCCATCACAGCCCTCCACTCCCTCACCCTCTTACTCGTCTCCCTCATCATGGCCCTTGGCTGCAGCCTCTCCATCATCTCCCATCCATCCCTCTTGCACCACATCATTTGCTTCCCTCCCGACACCCTTCCCGCCGGCCCACTCTTTTTCTGGGCCAACATCTTCTACCTCTCCAAGATTCTTGAATTCGTAGATACCCTTTTGATTATCTTAAGCAAATCAAAGCAGCGGCTGACGTTTCTCCACGTCTACCACCATGGAACCGTGGTTGTCATGTGCTACCTTTGGTTACACACTTGCCAGTCTTTGTTCCCCGTGGCACTCGTCACCAATGCGACCGTACATGTAGTAATGTACTTTTACTATCTATTATGCGCGATGGGGATGCGCCCGAAGTGGAAGAGATTGGTTACGGATTGCCAGATTGTGCAGTTCGTGTTCAGCTTTCTAGTTTCTGTTCTGATGCTCTACTACCATTTTACGGGATCGGGTTGTTCAGGAATCTGGGGTTGGTCTTTCAATGCTGTTTTCAATGCCTCTCTTTTGGCTCTTTTTGTTGACTTTCATGGCAAGAGTTATGCCAAGAAACAGATTGGTGACAAGGATAAATGCTCTTGA